The Microcystis aeruginosa NIES-843 sequence AAAGAATGTTTACAAGCATCAATACTCATCAACTCGTCAATACCATGAGCAAAATAAGGATGATTTTCCGAGATTTCCCAACGTAGTTCTTTTTCTACTAAAGGCAATTCATTCGGTCTATCGCCATAAACTTTATTGGTGGAACAGAAAATAAATACTGCTTGGGGACAGTGTTGACGAGTATTTTCTAATAATACTAAAGTTCCGTTAGCATTGACACTAAAATCCATATAGGGATCCTTAGCTGCCCAATCGTGGGAAGGTTGCGCCGCCGTGTGGATAATTAAGGATATATCATGACTATAGGTTTTAAATATATCTGCAATAGCTTCATGATCCCGAATATCCACAGCATGGTGAATGTATTTATCCCCGTAATCTTGCGATAATTTGGCTCGATTCCACTCCGTTGAAGCGTCTTCACCAAAAAATACCTGACGCATATTATTATCGATGCCAACGACGGTATAACCCCGATCACAAAAAAACCTGACTGATTCGGAACCAATTAAACCAGCAGAACCAGTTACTAGAACTATCGCCATAACTATATCCTGAATTTTTTGCCTAGTTGTTGAGAAATTTCCCAGGTTGAGAAAACTTTCCCCGACTTTACTAGATATGTTCGCCTTTGTCAATTAAACCCGAGGAGATTCCCTTAACTGCGGCAATTCCCTGAAAAATGATCGTCTTATCCACTAGGAGTGATGTAATGGCGTTTTCTTGCCAGTAATCCCTAATTAAGTCCCCATCTCCCCCCGTTAAAATTATCCCGCTCTCTGGATATAAATTTAACCATTCCAGACTGAATTTTTCTATTCCCGCCAAAATTGTATAGATTATCCCACTTCTTATCCCTTCTGCTGTTTCTTTTGCCCACATCTGCGGTAATCTTTCCGGTAAGGACACCTCTGGTAAGGCTGCCGTCCGTTCCCTTAAACTGGCTAATTGCACCTTTAACCCGGGTACAATTGCCCCCCCCACTAGCTTTTTATCCCCATCCACTCCCGTAAAAGTTAAGGCTGTTCCCGCATCGATGACTAAACAGGGAAATCCGTATTTTTCTCCAGCACCTAAGACAGCTAAAGCTCGATCGATGCCGAATGTCGGATATAAATCCAGTAAAGGAATATCTTTTAAAGTAATTCTCCGTAAATTGCCATAATTTGCCCATAATTCTCTTTGGTTAGGAACCACGGAGGCGACCATCAATGCACAGTTGCATTTATTTGTCAAGAGTTTAGGGAAAATTTGTTGCAAAAATTCATTACTTAGGGGTTCCCTCAGGTGAGGAGTATCGAGACAAGCTAACAGGGTTTGACCGCAAAAATACCCCCAATGTAGCCGAGAATTGCCGATCATCAAACCTATCCAGTCAGTATCTTGCTCAGTCATTTATTTAGTGGGAAGTGGGAAGTGGGGAGTGGGAAGTGGGGAAGTGGGGTGATGGGGAGAATAAATAAAAATAATCTCCTGACGACCGGCTCCTGACTCCTGACTACTGAGTCCTGTTGATCAAAGTAATTACCGTCACTTCGGGGGGACAAAAAAGACGACCGGGAAAATAGGTTCCTAAGCCTCGATTGACATATAATTGATTTTCCCCGACTCGGTGAAATCCCTCGGACCATTGCCAGTATCGGACTACTCTGCTAAACTGCCGGTGAAAGGGAACCCATTGACAATATGGTTCCGGCAGCGATCGCCTAAGTTTCTCTAAAACTATCGGTAGGGAACCCATACCCGGGATAGTCACTTGGCCTCCGTGGGTATGACCGGATAACTGCAAATCCACGCGCCAATCCCTTAAAACCATGGCTGTATCGGGATTGTGGGAAAGGACAAGTCTGGGTATATCGGGAGCAATTTGCTCAAGGATTTGCGGTAAAAATTCCCCGGACCAATAATCGGCCAATCCGACGATGGGAAAATTTTCGCCGTAGGGTGTGGCGATTTCATTCCAGAGTACCCGAATTCCCACGCTAGTTAAGGCTGATCTGACGGTTTCCCTTGCGTGGGGAGGATAACTGTCATGATTTCCTAAACAAGCATA is a genomic window containing:
- a CDS encoding NAD-dependent epimerase/dehydratase family protein; amino-acid sequence: MAIVLVTGSAGLIGSESVRFFCDRGYTVVGIDNNMRQVFFGEDASTEWNRAKLSQDYGDKYIHHAVDIRDHEAIADIFKTYSHDISLIIHTAAQPSHDWAAKDPYMDFSVNANGTLVLLENTRQHCPQAVFIFCSTNKVYGDRPNELPLVEKELRWEISENHPYFAHGIDELMSIDACKHSLFGASKVAADVLVQEYGRYFEMKTASFRGGCLTGPSHSGTQLHGFLSYLMKCTMIGKEYSIYGYKGKQVRDNIHSYDLVNAFYHFYQTPRVAEVYNIGGSRFSNCSMLEAIQECEAIADKKLNWQYVETNRIGDHIWWISDVSKFKNHYPDWQLTYTVTDILKEIFSQNVSRWL
- a CDS encoding pantothenate kinase, with translation MTEQDTDWIGLMIGNSRLHWGYFCGQTLLACLDTPHLREPLSNEFLQQIFPKLLTNKCNCALMVASVVPNQRELWANYGNLRRITLKDIPLLDLYPTFGIDRALAVLGAGEKYGFPCLVIDAGTALTFTGVDGDKKLVGGAIVPGLKVQLASLRERTAALPEVSLPERLPQMWAKETAEGIRSGIIYTILAGIEKFSLEWLNLYPESGIILTGGDGDLIRDYWQENAITSLLVDKTIIFQGIAAVKGISSGLIDKGEHI
- a CDS encoding metallophosphoesterase, coding for MRPFWLESLQVERLTIAIAGLPAHLQGIKLVQWSDLHCDEQHLPVAVLQEAIAITNQEKPDLIFLTGDFITDSPRPIFALVDSIKALESQGGIYACLGNHDSYPPHARETVRSALTSVGIRVLWNEIATPYGENFPIVGLADYWSGEFLPQILEQIAPDIPRLVLSHNPDTAMVLRDWRVDLQLSGHTHGGQVTIPGMGSLPIVLEKLRRSLPEPYCQWVPFHRQFSRVVRYWQWSEGFHRVGENQLYVNRGLGTYFPGRLFCPPEVTVITLINRTQ